A stretch of DNA from Microlunatus sp. Gsoil 973:
AAGTTTCAGCATCAGTTGCGAGCCGTCCGAGGGCCTCACGGGCACGACCACCGACATGCCGCCGCGCATCGCCGGGCCGTCGACTGCGCAATCCCACCGACACAATGCCGCGTCCAGATGATCACCCGGCGAAGACACGGCGACATTCTCTCCGATCCGCTGACTCCACCCACGGTTGGCCGACGACGTTGCCCGGTTGCGCGCCATTCTGGCGCGCCAAGGCGGGCCGGTGATCGTTGTCGGTCACTCCTATGGTGGCCAGATCATCACGGCTCTCGGCGAGGATGCACCCAATGTCGTCGGCCTGGTCTACGTCGCCGCGTTCGGCCTGGACGAGGGCGAGTCGATCGGCGCCCTGCTTGCCCAGGGCCCGGGGGGGCCCGCGTTGGCCCATCTCGACATCGATGAAGCCGGCTTCGCCTGGCTGCCCGAGGACGACTTCGTCCATCACTTCGCAGCAGACGTGGAACGCACCAAGGCCAAGATCATGTTCGCCGTACAGCAGCCGTTGCACTGGAGTGCTCTGGAGGCGGTCATGGGCGTTCCCTCCTGGAAGAAGTTGCCGTCGTGGTTCCTGATCGCAGATGGAGATCAGGCGATTCCACCGGATGCTCAGAGACAGTTCGCCCCTCGGATGGGCGCCACGACGGTGGAGGTCCCGACCAACCACGTCGCAATGGTCTCCCCATCCGGAAGAAGTCCTGCAGTTGATTCGAGCTGCGATTGCTGCGGTGGCGCCGGCTGGAGCCTGAGTCGTGTGGCACCTACCCGATCCCTGCTAGAACCATCGGCGAACGCGCCGCCGGTAGTCGTCGTACTGGGCGCCGAACCGCTCGTGCAGGAACCGCTCCTCAGGGCGAATCGCTCCCCACAAGATCAGCACAACGGCGACAGGAAACAACACCAGACCCCAGAACGTCGGGATCAACAACGCCAGCCCCAGATACAGGCCGAGCAGTCCGACGTACACCGGGTTGCGGGAGAGCCGATACGGCCCCTCTTCGATCATGACGTTCGTCGGCTGGCCCGGAAGCAACCCGGTCTGGCGCCTGGCGAACAGCCACAACGACCACCCGTTCCAACCGATGAACAGCAACACAAGTAGCCAACCGAGCGCAACCCGCCAGCGGCCGAGGTCGACCTGACCCGCCCCGGGATGTCTGGAGACTTCATTCGTTGGAAGGATGAAGCCTTATGTCACGTCCCTCGTCATACCCCAAGGAGCTGCGGGAGCGCGCGGTTCGGATGGTCGCTGATACCAAGGGCGACTACCCGTCAGAGTTTGAGGCGATCAAGTCGATCGCGGCCAAGCTTGGTATTGGTTCGGCCGAG
This window harbors:
- a CDS encoding isoprenylcysteine carboxylmethyltransferase family protein; the encoded protein is MLPTNEVSRHPGAGQVDLGRWRVALGWLLVLLFIGWNGWSLWLFARRQTGLLPGQPTNVMIEEGPYRLSRNPVYVGLLGLYLGLALLIPTFWGLVLFPVAVVLILWGAIRPEERFLHERFGAQYDDYRRRVRRWF